The genomic stretch TTTCCCATAATGCAGATGCATAGAAAGTAGCATTTGGTGCTAAGTCAACCCAAAGGTTTAAACTTCCAATTACATCAGGGTCTTGATGGCTATAAAGTATTGTTACTATATTTTCTGGCTTCACAAATCTTGTGACATTTTGGTATACTCTTTCAAAGACAAAATATCCACCAGGATCAAGAAGATATCCTTTACCCTCATGGACAATTAAATACTGATTAGTTAATATCCCTTTTTCATTCTCACTTTCATCCAAACCCAGCCAAATAAATTTATGTTTATCATCTTCAAATATTATATTTGGCTCATGAACTTTCATTTTCAATTCCCTCTAGAATTGCTTTTGGTTCTAGTGCAACATATACATTTATCTTAAAATGACCAGAAATTTTATTTAAATCTTCTTCTTTAAATCCTTCTTGTCCTTCAATGTTTACATAAGTACCTTTTAACTCTCCATTAACGAACAATAATCTAAAACTTTCATAAGTTGATACTCCAGAGATATATATTAATTGATACCTTAGGTATTGTTGAATTAAATCTGTAATAATAGGTACTATTTGTCCTTTAGCTATATCTAGCTCATCAGCTTTAATTAACCTTGATTTCATTAAAAGTTTTGTAATGAAACTTAATTTCGATAAATTTTGAGAAAAATTTGCTGTTGTTGTGATTTCATAAGCCTTTTCACTCTCTTTTTTTATTCCGTTAATTAAACTTCCTGCTATTTCATGTAAATATTTTGAGACTATCCATTCTTTCTCTCCCTCATATTTAATTGCTACATTAACGTTTATTTTCCCCTCTTTATCTTCTTTTTCTGAGATAAAAATTTCGAATTTATTTCCTTTTTCAGATTTTAAAATAATGGTACTCATTCCTTTAATGTTAACAATTCCTTCCATTCTAAACTTATCTCTAAATGAGAATAAAAGGTATCTGGTAAAGCGCAATGTTACCTCATTTTTCCCTCTTTCAACTTGGTAAGGGATATAAGAAAGTATAAATTCTGAATTTTTAGCTATTGACTCGATAAAATTAAGATGACTATTTATCCTCTCTTCTACTATATAAGTTTTCATGCATTATTGTTCTTTCAACTCCTATATTATTTTATTTTACAAAAAAGTAATGGCAAAATCTTTAACAGAGTTAATTCATATTTTAATACAATGATTATCTTAACAGGGAAGGATCTAGAAGAGGTATTAAAGCCAGAGATAGCTGTAAATGCTGTAAGAGATGCTTTTTCCCTTTTCTCCTCTGGAAAAGTTATTCAGCCTCAAAGACAAGTGATAACAATAAAAGGTAATTGGTGGGGAATAATGCCTTCTTTTACAGATTTTTCATTCTCTACAAAGATTGTGAATGTTATACCCAAAAACAAGGAAAAGGGGTTACCCTCAGTACAAGGAGTTGCTATACTCATGTCTCCAGATACTGGGGAAACATTAGCTGTTTTAGAAGGCTCAGTTTTAACAGCAATAAGAACTGCTTCCGCAAGCGTTTTATCAACAGAATTAGCGTTAGGTTCAAGACATATAGATACTCTTGGGATTATTGGAGCTGGAATGGAGGCGAAATATCATTTAAAAATTGCTCTCAAATACTTTTCAGTTTCTAGGGTTTTAATTTCTGCAAGAAAAAGTCATTACGAGTTAGCAAAAGAATATAATGGAGAAGCTGTAGAGCTAGAGAGGCTTTTGAAAGAATCACAAGTAATTTATGCCACAACTTCTTCAGACAAGCCAGTAGTTTTAGGTAAATTCTTGTCTAACGATTTTCATGTTTCTAGTATAGGTGCTCATACTCCAACTGCTAGAGAAATTGATGATGAGGCCATAATGAAATCAAAAACGTATTTTGTAGATTCATTAGAAGCCGTATCTAATGAAAGTGGAGATTTTATTGAACCTAAAAGAAAAGGAATAATGCCTCAAATTTATGAAATAGGAGAAATTATAAACAAAAATATAAAAATTCAGAGACCATCAATCTTTAAGACTGTAGGTATTGCGGCACAAGATAATATAACCGCATACATAGCATATGAAGAAGCATTAAAGAGAGGTATTGGAATAAAAATCTAATCCTTTCCCTTCCAGAGAACATTGGGGTTATTGGTTCTTTTATTTACAACTAGAGCTAAGACAAAAAGTAAAGATGACAACCTATTTAAGTATTTTGCATGAACTTCTTTTGCTTTATTTTCTTTTAGTAAAGTTACAACACTTCTTTCAGCTCTTCTGCACACTGCTCTAGCTAAATGAAGAAAGGATGAGGCAATATGCCCTCCTGGTAGAACAAAATTTCTTAATGGTTCCAATTCTTTACTATAATTTGTAATAAGTTCTTCTATTCCCTTAACTTTTTCATCAGAAAAATTCCTGTCGAATCCAGCAATTTCTGATGAAATAGAAAAAATATCATTCTGAAGTTTTTGGATAACTTCTGAAAGCTCAGGGTAAAGAGACGATACAACTCCTAGAACTGAATTCAACTCATCTAAATCTCCTAAAGCTTTAACAATTTCACTATCCTTCCAGACCTCACCAACTGAAGGTACTTTAGTCTTCCCCCTATCGCCAGTCCCAGTATACCACATTAGTAGTTTTTAAATAATATGTAAGTAATATAGGTTTCGCAATGAGGCAATATTTACCAATCCTTGGTGTAATATTAGTTTGGAGTTCAGCTTATCCTCTAATTAAAATTGCTCTTCAATATATGTCACCAATAATTTTAGCAACAATCAGGCTTTTAGTTGGGGGGCTTATTCTGTTAATTTATGGGAAAGGAATAATATATGGTTTAAAGGAATTTATTGGTAGCTTACTAAACGTTGCAATATTTATCATATTGCTTAATTTAGGCGTCCTTCTCTCACCTAATCCAGCATTATCTGCAACATTAATTTATACTCAACCAGTTTTCGTTGCAATATTTAGTTATTTTATTTTCAAAGAAAAAATAGGGATTTTGAAGATAATTGGTATTATTATAGCAATTTTAGGAGCAATTATAGCTTCCGGTAATTTAGAAGTAAATATTGGTGCTTTAATTTCCTTATTAGGGGGCGTAATATGGGCAGCAGGAACTATTTATTACAGAAAATATTTAATTAAAGAAGATGTAATAAAACTTAACTCATTTTTTGCTCTCTCATCAGTTCCAGTATTAATACCGCTTATACCATTTCAGTTCTATTTTAAAGCGTCTTTAGAAGGAATAGTAGTAGCCATAATTATAGGTATAACAGCACAAGCTTTAGGTTTCATATTCTGGTTTTTGTCAGTGAAAAATTTGGGTGCATTTAAAGCAAGTAGTATATCCTTGCTAGTTCCAGCTCTTTCTTACTTTTTCTCTTATATAATTTTAGGCGATATGCCAACATTAATAGAGATAATAGGATCATTTCTAGTACTTTTAGGTGTTTTATTTACTAATTTAAAGATATCAAATTTTAGTTCCAGGTTTTAAAATTTCTCCGTGTCTTATCTCAATTTCAGGAGAAATAAGTGCTCCTAGCTTATTTACTCTACCTCTAACTACTTTTGCTGGAAAACTTGAGGAGATAACATTTGCTCCAACCTTTGCTTTTTCTCCCACGACAGTATAACTTAAGTATGATTTTGAACCTATTTCTGCTTCTGGCTCAGCTAGTGTGTGAGTTAATTCGCAATAAGCTCCTACCTTAACACCTCTTTCTAT from Sulfolobus sp. S-194 encodes the following:
- a CDS encoding DMT family transporter is translated as MRQYLPILGVILVWSSAYPLIKIALQYMSPIILATIRLLVGGLILLIYGKGIIYGLKEFIGSLLNVAIFIILLNLGVLLSPNPALSATLIYTQPVFVAIFSYFIFKEKIGILKIIGIIIAILGAIIASGNLEVNIGALISLLGGVIWAAGTIYYRKYLIKEDVIKLNSFFALSSVPVLIPLIPFQFYFKASLEGIVVAIIIGITAQALGFIFWFLSVKNLGAFKASSISLLVPALSYFFSYIILGDMPTLIEIIGSFLVLLGVLFTNLKISNFSSRF
- a CDS encoding cob(I)yrinic acid a,c-diamide adenosyltransferase, coding for MWYTGTGDRGKTKVPSVGEVWKDSEIVKALGDLDELNSVLGVVSSLYPELSEVIQKLQNDIFSISSEIAGFDRNFSDEKVKGIEELITNYSKELEPLRNFVLPGGHIASSFLHLARAVCRRAERSVVTLLKENKAKEVHAKYLNRLSSLLFVLALVVNKRTNNPNVLWKGKD
- a CDS encoding ornithine cyclodeaminase family protein, which codes for MIILTGKDLEEVLKPEIAVNAVRDAFSLFSSGKVIQPQRQVITIKGNWWGIMPSFTDFSFSTKIVNVIPKNKEKGLPSVQGVAILMSPDTGETLAVLEGSVLTAIRTASASVLSTELALGSRHIDTLGIIGAGMEAKYHLKIALKYFSVSRVLISARKSHYELAKEYNGEAVELERLLKESQVIYATTSSDKPVVLGKFLSNDFHVSSIGAHTPTAREIDDEAIMKSKTYFVDSLEAVSNESGDFIEPKRKGIMPQIYEIGEIINKNIKIQRPSIFKTVGIAAQDNITAYIAYEEALKRGIGIKI